In one window of Catalinimonas alkaloidigena DNA:
- a CDS encoding efflux RND transporter permease subunit, which produces MSITELSIKRPALIIVIFTVLGILGFISYQQLTYNLLPKFDAPVMSIATVYPGAAAGEVETSVTKKIEDALSSLENLDKLTSVSQEGVSIVTVQLLQSADIDLAIQDAQRKINSIMSTLPDDVESPTINKFSSDDIPVLQMGVTANMRPTDFYKLVEDRIQPQLAKVEGVGQIRLVGGDEREIQVNVDPDRLQAYGLSLSQVSQAVINANQDFPTGKVEGSEQQYSLRVAAKFTNLDQLRNLVIATQPNGSRITLDDIAEVQDGIAERTTINRINGRSSIGMIIQKQTDANAVDVSEQVRAQLAELEKTYADEGIKFSIASDGSTYTLASAEAVQHDLLLAVIIVAGVMLVFLHSLRSSLIVMVAIPASMISTFILMYVFGFSLNLMTLMALSLVVGILVDDSIVVLENIYRHMEMGKDKRTAALDGRNEIGFTALAITLVDVVVFLPMSLVSGLIGNIVREFSLVVVFSTLMSLFVSFTITPMLASRFGKLDHFTRKTLWGRISLGFEDLFESLKDGYTSILRWTLSHRWVVYVATVVLFIGSLALVPAGFIGGEFIKQSDRGELVISLEMDPQVTLYQNNQITQRVEKMILSHPEVRMVFSNVGYASSQMAGSSSNYLSEMTVIMTDKKERDISAEQFGAVLKKEIQQIPGVKAKAAPTSITGNANQAPIQVVVKGIDLDQVQEAANVVLNVVKKTAGTSDVEFSTEDPKPELQVQIDRDRMASLGLSVAEVGGALRTAFNGNDDSKYRDGQYEYDINIALDRFNRTSAEDVSNLTFRNSQGQLIALKQFADVRQELGASKLERRDRLTSMTVNAQVIGRPIGTVGDDIKAGLADKQLPEGVTIQYAGSLEQQSDAFGSLGTAMLIAIIFVYLIMVALYDSFIYPFIVLFSLPVALIGALLALALTMESLNIFSIIGMIMLMGLVAKNAILIVDFANHLKAEGMSVRDALIEAGRERLRPILMTTLAMVFGMLPIALASGASAESKNGLAWVIIGGLTSSLLLTLVLVPAVYYTVEKAINKIKKRFGGKGTQEKVPAMPAVPETV; this is translated from the coding sequence ATGTCTATAACCGAATTATCCATTAAGCGGCCCGCGCTCATCATCGTGATCTTCACGGTGTTGGGAATCCTGGGCTTCATCAGCTACCAACAGCTGACGTATAACCTGCTTCCTAAATTCGACGCGCCGGTGATGTCGATCGCCACGGTTTATCCGGGGGCCGCCGCCGGGGAAGTAGAGACTTCGGTCACCAAGAAGATCGAAGACGCGCTCTCGTCGCTGGAAAACCTCGACAAGCTAACCTCCGTTTCGCAGGAAGGCGTGTCGATCGTCACGGTGCAATTGCTGCAGTCGGCCGACATCGACCTGGCCATTCAGGATGCGCAGCGGAAGATCAACTCGATCATGTCGACCCTGCCGGACGACGTGGAATCGCCGACGATCAACAAGTTCTCGTCCGACGACATTCCGGTGTTGCAGATGGGCGTAACGGCCAACATGCGCCCGACCGACTTCTATAAGTTGGTAGAAGACCGCATCCAGCCCCAACTGGCGAAAGTAGAAGGCGTCGGGCAAATCCGGCTGGTCGGTGGCGACGAGCGGGAGATTCAGGTCAATGTCGACCCCGATCGCCTGCAAGCTTACGGCCTGTCGCTCAGCCAGGTATCGCAAGCCGTGATCAATGCCAACCAGGATTTCCCGACCGGGAAAGTAGAAGGCTCTGAGCAGCAGTACAGCCTGCGCGTAGCCGCCAAGTTTACCAACCTCGATCAGTTGCGCAACCTCGTCATCGCCACGCAGCCCAACGGCAGCCGCATTACGCTGGACGATATCGCGGAAGTGCAGGACGGCATCGCCGAACGAACCACGATCAACCGCATCAACGGCCGCTCGTCCATCGGGATGATCATCCAGAAACAAACCGATGCCAACGCCGTGGACGTGAGTGAGCAGGTACGCGCGCAGTTGGCAGAACTGGAAAAAACGTATGCTGACGAAGGCATTAAATTCAGCATCGCCAGCGACGGCTCGACTTACACGTTGGCTTCGGCCGAAGCGGTACAGCACGACTTGCTGCTGGCCGTCATCATCGTGGCGGGCGTAATGCTGGTCTTCCTGCACAGCCTGCGGAGCTCGCTGATAGTGATGGTGGCCATTCCGGCCTCAATGATCTCGACCTTCATTTTGATGTACGTGTTCGGCTTCTCGCTGAACCTGATGACCCTGATGGCCCTCTCACTGGTGGTGGGGATTCTGGTCGATGACTCGATTGTGGTCCTGGAAAACATCTACCGCCACATGGAAATGGGCAAAGACAAGCGCACCGCCGCCCTCGACGGACGGAACGAGATCGGCTTCACTGCCCTGGCCATTACCCTGGTCGACGTGGTGGTGTTCCTGCCGATGTCGCTGGTATCCGGACTGATCGGGAACATCGTCCGCGAATTCTCGCTGGTGGTGGTATTCTCGACCCTGATGAGCTTGTTCGTGTCGTTTACCATCACGCCGATGTTGGCCTCCCGCTTCGGCAAGCTGGATCACTTCACCCGTAAAACCCTCTGGGGACGTATTTCGCTCGGGTTCGAAGATCTGTTCGAAAGCCTCAAGGATGGCTACACAAGCATCCTGCGCTGGACCCTCAGCCACCGCTGGGTGGTATACGTAGCGACGGTGGTTCTCTTCATCGGTTCGCTGGCGCTGGTGCCGGCCGGTTTCATCGGTGGTGAATTTATCAAGCAGAGCGACCGCGGCGAACTGGTGATCTCGCTGGAAATGGACCCGCAGGTCACTCTGTACCAGAACAACCAGATCACCCAGCGGGTCGAGAAAATGATCCTGTCCCACCCGGAAGTACGGATGGTGTTTAGCAACGTGGGCTACGCCAGCTCGCAGATGGCCGGTTCGTCGTCGAACTACCTGTCGGAGATGACGGTGATCATGACCGATAAAAAAGAGCGTGACATCAGCGCCGAGCAGTTCGGGGCCGTGTTGAAAAAGGAGATCCAGCAGATTCCGGGCGTAAAGGCCAAAGCCGCGCCGACCTCCATTACGGGGAACGCCAACCAGGCGCCCATCCAGGTGGTGGTGAAAGGCATCGACCTCGATCAGGTGCAGGAAGCCGCGAATGTGGTGCTCAACGTGGTGAAAAAGACGGCGGGTACCAGCGACGTTGAGTTCTCGACCGAAGATCCGAAGCCCGAATTGCAGGTGCAGATCGACCGGGACCGCATGGCCTCGCTGGGCTTGTCGGTGGCCGAAGTCGGGGGTGCCTTGCGTACCGCGTTCAACGGGAACGACGATTCCAAGTACCGCGACGGCCAGTACGAATACGACATCAACATTGCGCTCGACCGCTTCAACCGGACCAGCGCCGAGGACGTGAGTAACCTCACGTTCCGCAACAGCCAGGGACAACTGATTGCCCTGAAACAGTTTGCCGACGTACGGCAGGAACTGGGCGCGAGCAAGCTGGAGCGCCGCGACCGCCTCACGTCCATGACGGTGAACGCGCAGGTAATCGGCAGGCCGATCGGTACCGTAGGTGACGACATCAAAGCAGGCTTGGCCGACAAGCAGTTGCCCGAAGGCGTCACGATTCAGTACGCCGGTTCGCTGGAACAACAGTCGGATGCGTTCGGCAGCCTGGGTACCGCGATGCTCATTGCGATCATCTTCGTCTACCTCATCATGGTGGCGCTGTACGACTCGTTCATCTACCCGTTCATCGTTCTGTTCTCGCTGCCGGTGGCCCTGATCGGTGCTCTGCTGGCCCTGGCCCTGACGATGGAAAGCCTCAACATCTTCTCAATCATCGGAATGATCATGCTAATGGGTCTGGTGGCGAAGAACGCCATCCTGATCGTAGACTTTGCCAACCACCTGAAGGCAGAAGGCATGTCGGTGCGCGATGCGCTGATCGAAGCGGGCCGCGAGCGTCTGCGTCCGATTCTGATGACGACCCTGGCGATGGTATTCGGCATGCTGCCGATTGCCCTGGCGTCGGGGGCGAGTGCCGAGTCGAAAAACGGCTTGGCGTGGGTGATCATCGGTGGCCTGACCAGCTCGCTCCTGCTGACGCTGGTGCTGGTGCCGGCGGTCTACTACACGGTCGAAAAAGCCATCAACAAGATCAAAAAGCGGTTCGGAGGCAAAGGAACGCAGGAAAAAGTGCCGGCCATGCCAGCCGTTCCCGAAACCGTTTGA
- a CDS encoding efflux RND transporter periplasmic adaptor subunit encodes MKRILTIVALVVVVGLVAFRLINNKEKIDANNQVTEEQTKVAVNVAPVVNRLSEKNLKLVGTVTANQVIDIKSEVQGKITSLNVELGDYVKRGQVIARIDNRLQELSLDNAEQKLADAKQNLQRYKNLYEGGAATKAQLDQNQLAYDNAENQLAQARKQLSNAVVTAPISGYITQKPVEAGAFANLGTSLATIVDVSKLKVQLNVAERDVYALNEGDSVRISTTVYPGVTFHGTITFISPRGDEAHNYPVEISLQNQDKNPLKAGTYVDVAFNRQSQVPSLQIPRDALVGSIKDAQVYVVNNNVVTLKDITVGTDNGNYLEVLSGLQQGEQVVTTGQINLTDSAQVEVINQGAVTSAE; translated from the coding sequence ATGAAACGCATTCTCACGATCGTAGCCCTTGTGGTGGTAGTTGGTCTGGTCGCCTTCCGGCTGATCAACAACAAAGAAAAGATCGACGCTAATAATCAGGTCACGGAAGAGCAGACCAAAGTAGCGGTGAACGTCGCCCCGGTGGTCAACCGCCTTTCCGAGAAAAATCTCAAGCTGGTGGGCACCGTTACGGCCAATCAGGTGATCGATATCAAATCGGAAGTACAGGGCAAAATCACGTCCCTGAACGTCGAACTCGGCGATTACGTCAAGCGTGGGCAGGTCATCGCCCGCATCGACAACCGTTTGCAGGAACTGTCGCTCGACAACGCCGAGCAGAAACTGGCCGACGCCAAGCAGAACTTGCAGCGCTACAAGAACCTTTACGAAGGCGGTGCCGCGACCAAAGCACAGCTCGACCAGAACCAACTGGCGTACGATAACGCCGAAAACCAACTGGCCCAGGCCCGGAAGCAGCTTTCGAACGCGGTGGTAACGGCGCCCATCAGCGGGTACATCACGCAGAAGCCGGTCGAAGCCGGTGCCTTTGCCAACCTGGGCACTTCGCTGGCAACCATCGTCGACGTATCGAAGCTGAAAGTGCAGCTGAACGTGGCGGAACGCGACGTCTACGCTCTCAACGAAGGCGACTCCGTACGCATCAGCACGACGGTCTATCCGGGTGTGACGTTCCACGGCACCATTACCTTCATCAGCCCGCGTGGCGACGAAGCGCACAACTACCCGGTTGAAATCTCGCTGCAGAATCAGGACAAAAATCCGTTGAAAGCGGGTACCTACGTCGACGTGGCGTTCAACCGCCAGAGTCAGGTTCCGTCGCTGCAGATTCCGCGCGATGCGCTGGTCGGTAGCATCAAAGATGCCCAGGTCTACGTGGTGAACAACAACGTGGTGACTCTGAAAGACATCACCGTCGGAACCGATAACGGTAACTACCTGGAAGTGCTGAGCGGTTTGCAGCAAGGCGAGCAGGTGGTAACAACCGGCCAGATCAACCTGACCGACAGCGCCCAGGTAGAGGTGATCAACCAGGGAGCCGTTACCAGCGCCGAGTAA
- a CDS encoding TolC family protein yields the protein MKLIRRRPLFLAALLGLLGPASVWAQTSGAPAYSIRECIEYAQQNNHRLKVARLDQEIAQQQVNETRSRGLPQANINGSFEDKLKVPLLVIPGFSGGLGADSTSGGDTQRGIPMGYQYNTSLSGEVTQMVFDPSFWVGLKAAKASEQYYQQNSQQSQEQTAYDVANAYYQVIVVQKQLDLLRTNLASTQKTLETTQLQFENGLAKQVDVNRLRVNANTLQSRIQQTELNLAQAYNLLKFQMGMELSEPITLSDTTLELRNEPALTEAVDNYYQNRVDFRLLQTNLELQQLDTRNRAVGYSPTLTGFANYGYVAQGADFGLFPTSNNNWLDYTTASIGLRLRIPVFDGFARRSQIQQSKLKVQQLEENLALTKQNISLEVSNAETQYRNTRQRIESEQENIDLAKQVYEVTQLEFREGVGTSTDVVEAETSLREAQNTYITTLLDLYVARLDLERAKGNILPYLTTK from the coding sequence ATGAAACTTATACGAAGACGCCCTCTTTTCCTTGCTGCCCTCCTGGGGCTATTGGGTCCGGCCTCGGTTTGGGCGCAAACATCGGGTGCTCCGGCCTACTCCATTCGGGAGTGCATCGAATACGCACAGCAGAATAACCACCGGCTGAAAGTAGCCCGGCTCGATCAGGAAATTGCGCAGCAGCAGGTCAACGAAACGCGTTCGCGCGGGCTGCCGCAGGCCAACATCAACGGCTCGTTCGAAGATAAACTGAAAGTTCCGCTTCTGGTCATTCCCGGTTTCTCGGGGGGCCTGGGAGCCGACTCTACTTCCGGTGGGGATACACAGCGCGGTATTCCGATGGGTTACCAGTACAACACGTCCCTGTCGGGCGAAGTCACGCAGATGGTGTTCGATCCCAGCTTCTGGGTCGGGTTGAAAGCGGCCAAAGCCAGCGAGCAGTATTATCAGCAGAACAGCCAGCAGAGTCAGGAACAAACTGCGTATGATGTCGCCAATGCCTACTATCAGGTAATTGTGGTGCAGAAGCAGCTCGACCTGCTGCGGACCAACCTGGCCAGCACACAGAAAACGCTGGAAACCACCCAGCTTCAGTTCGAAAATGGGCTGGCCAAACAGGTGGACGTGAATCGCCTGCGCGTCAACGCCAATACGTTGCAGTCGCGCATCCAGCAGACCGAGCTCAACCTGGCGCAGGCCTACAACCTTCTGAAATTTCAGATGGGCATGGAGCTTTCCGAGCCGATTACGCTGAGCGACACGACGCTGGAATTGCGGAACGAACCGGCGCTGACCGAAGCTGTTGACAACTATTACCAGAACCGCGTCGACTTCCGGCTGTTGCAAACCAACCTGGAGCTGCAACAGCTCGATACCCGCAACCGGGCGGTCGGCTACTCGCCGACGCTGACGGGCTTCGCCAACTACGGGTATGTGGCCCAGGGTGCCGATTTTGGCCTCTTTCCCACGTCCAACAACAACTGGCTTGACTACACGACGGCCTCCATCGGCCTGCGCCTCCGTATTCCGGTGTTCGACGGCTTTGCGCGCCGCTCCCAGATTCAGCAGTCGAAACTGAAGGTACAGCAGCTGGAAGAAAACCTGGCGCTGACCAAGCAGAACATCAGCCTGGAGGTTTCCAACGCCGAAACGCAGTACCGCAACACGCGGCAGCGGATCGAATCAGAACAGGAGAACATCGACTTGGCCAAGCAGGTGTACGAAGTGACGCAACTGGAATTCCGGGAAGGCGTAGGCACCTCGACCGACGTCGTAGAAGCCGAGACTTCGCTTCGCGAAGCGCAGAATACCTACATCACGACGCTCCTCGACCTGTACGTGGCCCGGCTGGACCTGGAGCGCGCCAAAGGCAACATCCTCCCCTACCTCACCACTAAATAA
- a CDS encoding GbsR/MarR family transcriptional regulator, with translation MTTTQEELIERVGIYFEKEAKLQPIAGRIMALLLVADQTELTFDEIQERLQISKGATSLALNLLMRMEMVEYVTKPGDRKRYFRNRLKQWREQMKQKHETMAKVKHLLKEILAIRPVETVEFNNKLAELIDFMEFMDREIPLLVQRWEKQRFG, from the coding sequence ATGACCACGACACAAGAAGAACTTATTGAGCGCGTAGGCATCTACTTCGAAAAAGAAGCGAAGCTTCAGCCCATTGCCGGACGCATTATGGCGCTTCTGCTGGTGGCCGATCAGACGGAGCTGACGTTCGACGAGATCCAGGAGCGGCTGCAAATCAGCAAAGGGGCTACCAGCCTGGCGCTGAACCTGCTGATGCGGATGGAAATGGTGGAATACGTCACCAAGCCCGGCGACCGCAAGCGCTACTTCCGTAACCGCCTGAAACAATGGCGGGAACAGATGAAACAGAAACACGAAACTATGGCGAAAGTCAAACACCTCCTGAAAGAGATTTTGGCCATTCGTCCGGTAGAAACGGTCGAGTTCAACAATAAACTCGCCGAACTGATCGACTTCATGGAATTTATGGACCGGGAAATCCCGCTGCTGGTACAGCGCTGGGAAAAACAGCGGTTCGGGTAA
- a CDS encoding TetR/AcrR family transcriptional regulator: protein MSIRERREEEIREMRANILQQARDLAREEGWSSVSIRNIGKRIRYSAPLIYSYFENKEAILLEMQRQGFEQLYDQLGRIREQETDPRQTLVRMSLVHFDFAFDNPDLYQAMFNLEGVACPKCERADIECRQRKFMQEALEAVNARGLPYKPLLFNWWALVHGYIAMQMSNRFQQPQDDMRHLLQEAVERWIDGLR, encoded by the coding sequence ATGTCAATTAGAGAACGAAGAGAAGAGGAGATTCGGGAGATGCGGGCCAACATCCTGCAACAGGCGCGCGACCTGGCCCGCGAGGAGGGGTGGTCGTCGGTTTCGATTCGCAACATCGGCAAACGCATCCGCTACAGCGCCCCGCTCATCTACAGTTATTTCGAGAACAAAGAGGCCATTCTACTCGAAATGCAGCGGCAGGGGTTTGAGCAGTTGTACGACCAGCTCGGGCGCATCCGGGAGCAGGAGACCGATCCCCGGCAAACGCTGGTGCGGATGTCGCTCGTCCATTTCGATTTTGCGTTCGACAATCCCGACCTCTACCAGGCCATGTTCAACCTCGAAGGCGTGGCCTGTCCCAAATGCGAGCGTGCGGACATCGAGTGCCGACAGCGGAAGTTTATGCAGGAGGCTCTGGAAGCGGTGAATGCCCGCGGTCTGCCATACAAACCACTGCTTTTTAACTGGTGGGCGCTGGTCCACGGCTACATCGCCATGCAGATGTCCAACCGCTTTCAACAGCCGCAGGACGACATGCGGCATCTGCTGCAAGAGGCCGTCGAACGATGGATCGACGGTTTGCGCTAA
- a CDS encoding DUF6069 family protein — translation MMKMILSLDTHVSASRKLLWAAPLAGVVAAVLNGMLFSVASFLAWIPADFLMPTTGEAFGLGPVMVSSFLPSLGAGLVLALLSRFSERPLFVFSVLAGGVLAGSFISPLGIGAPVRMIAVLEVMHVLAAVTIVGGLRYALTHR, via the coding sequence ATGATGAAAATGATACTCTCCCTCGATACCCACGTTTCAGCGTCGCGCAAGCTGCTGTGGGCCGCGCCCCTGGCGGGTGTCGTGGCGGCCGTCCTGAACGGGATGCTCTTTTCGGTCGCCTCGTTTCTAGCCTGGATTCCCGCCGATTTTCTGATGCCGACCACCGGCGAAGCCTTCGGGCTCGGGCCGGTCATGGTGTCTTCGTTTTTGCCTTCGCTGGGCGCAGGTCTGGTGCTGGCGCTGCTCTCGCGTTTTTCCGAGCGCCCCTTGTTTGTTTTTTCCGTGCTGGCGGGCGGCGTGCTGGCCGGGTCGTTCATCAGTCCGCTGGGCATCGGTGCCCCCGTGCGGATGATCGCCGTGTTGGAAGTCATGCATGTGCTGGCCGCCGTCACCATCGTGGGGGGCCTGCGCTATGCCCTCACGCACCGGTGA
- a CDS encoding RNA polymerase sigma factor has translation MSNPTDEAKLWDQFRNGDNTAYETMYHRYVEELYSYGLRFAAHDPELVLDCIQDLFVYLWQRRDHLGPTGSIKYYLFKALRRRLDRRLHRPLSFAFFGALQAGHELKLSLSHEAEQVAHEWEEDHTRQLMTEIERLPSDQKEAVMLRYFEELTPQEIADVLAVSPRTVYRLLDRAVESLRNYFLLELMLFLGLQLL, from the coding sequence ATGAGTAACCCTACCGACGAGGCTAAGCTATGGGACCAGTTTCGAAACGGCGACAACACCGCTTATGAAACGATGTACCATCGGTACGTCGAGGAGCTCTATTCGTACGGACTGCGGTTCGCCGCCCACGACCCGGAACTGGTCCTCGACTGCATCCAGGATCTGTTTGTGTACCTCTGGCAGCGTCGCGATCACCTGGGGCCCACCGGTTCCATCAAATATTACTTGTTCAAAGCCCTGCGCCGTCGGCTGGACCGTCGTTTGCACCGACCGCTGTCGTTTGCTTTTTTCGGAGCCTTGCAAGCCGGTCACGAACTGAAATTATCGCTCTCGCACGAAGCCGAACAGGTCGCGCATGAGTGGGAGGAGGACCACACCCGGCAGTTGATGACGGAGATCGAGCGGCTGCCTTCCGACCAGAAAGAGGCGGTGATGTTGCGGTATTTCGAAGAACTGACGCCGCAGGAAATCGCGGACGTGCTCGCCGTTAGTCCCCGGACGGTGTATCGTCTGCTGGACCGCGCGGTGGAGTCGCTGCGCAACTATTTTTTGCTGGAGCTGATGCTCTTCCTGGGCCTGCAATTGCTGTAA
- a CDS encoding FecR family protein, which yields MDYQHYTFKELIEDERFRAWVFAPDETSSRFWESWLREYPDKQREVEAARAFLQMRAQNRATLSKAQIDQTLANINRARFETPVVPMRPAGRFAAVRWVAAAAVVLLMSVFAYVYFFNQYATFSTGNGEQLALSLPDGSQVILNANSELRYPHRWEGQRDVYLEGEAYFAVQKLHADTGMVKLVVHTADLDVEVLGTRFNVATRQQQTQVMLEEGKVRIAADGQQVYMQPGELVEYTGPAQLVKREANPRLYTAWKDQELILENRTMQEVATILEETYGLSIHIPDTSVANLRLYGSVNMDNADAILQALALSYQLDIVRDQDEVSIRKKTE from the coding sequence ATGGATTACCAGCATTACACTTTCAAAGAACTGATCGAAGACGAGCGTTTCCGCGCCTGGGTATTTGCTCCCGACGAAACGTCGTCGCGCTTTTGGGAGTCGTGGTTGCGGGAGTACCCCGACAAGCAGCGGGAAGTAGAAGCGGCCCGCGCTTTTCTGCAGATGCGCGCGCAAAACCGGGCTACGCTCTCCAAAGCCCAGATCGACCAGACATTGGCGAACATCAACCGCGCGCGTTTCGAGACACCCGTGGTGCCGATGCGTCCTGCGGGTCGGTTTGCCGCCGTGCGGTGGGTGGCCGCGGCGGCCGTGGTGCTGCTGATGTCCGTCTTCGCCTACGTCTACTTCTTCAACCAATACGCCACCTTCTCGACCGGCAACGGCGAGCAACTGGCCCTGTCCCTGCCCGACGGGTCGCAGGTGATTTTGAATGCCAATTCTGAGTTGCGCTATCCGCACCGCTGGGAAGGGCAACGCGATGTCTACCTGGAAGGGGAGGCCTACTTCGCGGTGCAGAAACTGCACGCCGACACGGGGATGGTCAAGCTGGTGGTGCATACCGCCGACCTGGACGTGGAGGTGCTGGGCACGCGCTTCAACGTGGCGACTCGCCAGCAGCAGACGCAGGTGATGCTGGAAGAAGGGAAGGTGCGCATCGCCGCCGACGGGCAGCAGGTGTACATGCAACCCGGCGAGCTGGTGGAATACACCGGGCCGGCGCAACTGGTGAAGCGCGAGGCAAATCCGCGCCTCTACACCGCCTGGAAAGATCAGGAGCTGATTCTGGAGAACCGTACCATGCAGGAGGTCGCCACCATTCTGGAAGAGACCTATGGGCTGAGTATCCACATTCCCGATACCTCGGTAGCCAACCTGCGGCTTTACGGCAGTGTGAACATGGACAACGCCGACGCCATTCTTCAGGCCCTGGCCCTTTCGTACCAACTGGACATTGTGCGCGATCAGGACGAGGTCTCGATTCGCAAAAAAACAGAGTAA